The Triticum aestivum cultivar Chinese Spring chromosome 4B, IWGSC CS RefSeq v2.1, whole genome shotgun sequence sequence CGCCTGGTGATGGTCCCCTCCCATCCCTCCCTCCGTCCGCGAGCTCCCTATAAAACGCGGGCGCCCCTCGCCACCCTCCCACCCACCTCACACGCCGATCAGTACCTTTGTCGCTGGCGCCGCGTACTGTGTGTGTCACCTGGCTATTAGCTTGTCTTGTCGATCTCCGGCCGCCCCTCACACTCACAGGCCGTGAACCTTTTGCCGCTTGCCCGCGCGCGCATGGCGCTGGAGGCCGTCGTGTTCGCGCAAGGCCACTTCGGCTACGGCCAGGCTCCGGGGCTCGCGCCCTGGTGCGACATGGTAGGCGCCGGCGGGTTCTTGGAGGACTGGGATCAGCAGCTTTTGGCCGCCCCCGTGCCGCCCAATGCGGAGGATCAGTGGGAGCCGGTCTCCAGCTGGGACCAGTCTGAGGCGTCCTCggagggcaaggcggcggcgcCTGAGCCGGCCATGGCAGCGGCGGCGACTGGGAGGAGGAAGCGGAGGCGCACCAAGATCGTCAAgaacaaggaggaggtggagagccaGCGGAGGACCCACATTGCCGTCGAGCGCAACCGCCGCCGCCAGATGAACGAGTACCTCGCCGCGCTCCGCTCACTCATGCCACAATCCTACGCTCAAAGGGTACTACTCGATTTTATCTGCCTTCTTATTTGCCCTACTCGATTTTATCTTTACGAACATCATAAGCTCTTAATAATTCATAAGAATTGCTTGTGTGCATCGCAATGATGCAAAGGACGGGGTTTCAACCTCCCTTTTGAAAAAAAGCATCATAAGCTCTAATCGATTTTATCTTTACTAAGCATCATAAGCTTTACTTGATTTTAGCATCTCTCAAGTGTCTATAGTGTCACTATTAGTAGGTTTTTGCACCGTACGAGTGTTTCGACATCGGGCACTCATAACAAGCTTTCTGATGATTTTCCAACTCGCAACGCTCTTTCCATTCCCCTTTTGCTATAAGAACCAGTCAACGCTCTCAACGAGTATCTGCTAATGTTCAAACTCACAACCCTTTTCACATCCCCCTTTTGTTGTAAGAACCGATCAACAATTGCGATCGCAGCGAGTGTTCTGCTAATGCTCCAACTCGCACCTCTCTTTCCATTCCCCTTTGAATATCCGCAAGAACATGTTATTTCAATTGAGCAACTAATGAATGAAAAGGCGATTCGCCCCTTTGGGGAAAAAATGCAAGTTCAATCGTATCAGATGACTGAGTAATCATTAAGACATTATTCATTGTATATGTATGATTTAATTGATTTTAGCATCTCTCAAGCTCCTATTGTGTTAGTAAATTTTTGTCATGTAGGAGCGTTTTAGGGCGAGCACTCCCAGCGGGTTTCATGCTAATGCTCCAACTCAGCATATTTCTTTCGGTTCCCTTTTTGTTTGCTATCTGTAAGAACCGGTCATTTCATTGAGCAATTAACCGGGTTAATAATTcgcaagaaataaaaaccaaacgGGTTAATGAAAAGGGGTTCGCCTGGTTGGACACAAAAAAACACCTCACTGGTTCAACCGTGTGATTCAAATAAATGAGTGGGTGATCATCAAGAAATTAACTGTATATTTTGTTGATTATGCTCTCTCACATTTTGTTAGGGCGACCAAGCATCCATCGTTGGAGGGGCAATCAACTACGTGAAGGAGCTGGAGCAGCTCCTCCAATCGCTCGAAGTCCAAAAAAGCGTCAAGAACCGCATCGGCCGATCCCCTTTCGCCAGCTCCTTCACTTTCCCACAGTACTCTACCTCGTGTAACACCACGCAGGCCACCGCaagcgacggcggctccggtgccGATTCGAGCGGCGTCAAGAGCGAGGCCGGCGTGGCCGACATCGAGGTGACCATGGTGGAAGGCCACGCGAGCCTCAAGGTGCTCTCCCGGCGGCGGCCGAAGCAGCTCCTGAGGCTTGTCGCCGGGCTGCAGCAGCTGCGCATCCCGCCGCTCCATCTCAACGTGACCACCGTCGACGCCATGGTCTTGTATTCCTTCAGCCTAAAGGTAATTAACCTTCTCCGTACGTGCTATGCTACTTAGTTTATAATTACATGGAGTATAAGGTGATGGAGACAGATCGACGGATCGAGCCGTGGCACGTCGACGGTTTGTTTCCGTTTCTATATAAGAACGGCGTCCAGTGGTGGTGATGGCATCGATCTTTCTTTGTTTTGCACGTACGGTAGGTGGAGGATGGCTCCAAGCTGAGCTCTGTGGAAGATATTGCGGCCGCTGTGCATGAGATCCTGGCCAGGAtacagcgggaggaggaggaggccggtcgaCTCAGCAGCTCGAGCTGATGCTGATGGCTGATCGATGCCACGGAGGAGACCGTCGTCGTGCAAGCCTGTGATGCTGCACTGCTCCCTGCATCTGTGCATGTCGTGTACCTGCCGCGTCCTGGAAAATGGAATCCATTCTACTCTACCTTTGTACGTGAAACTGTGAATGTGACGACTGTACCCTGCATGCTACCCTTGCCCAGTCCAGAGCAATGGCTTAAAAACAAATACTAGGACAAGATAACTAGCTCTACATCAAAACTGGCGCCCTGCATGTTTGGCTCTGAACTGAACACATCCTTTTTGGAGTCGTACATACGTACGTGTGCATGCATTCACGGATTTACTTTACATGCATGCACACAGACACACAGTTGCTGTGTGTCTTGAATCCATTCACAGATTCACATGCTTCTGTTTCACCATGAGGCAGGCCGTGTGGTACATCTGTGTCGAGAGATTTGTTTGGGGATGAACAGAGCTAGCCAGCAGGCAGCAGAATGATTGCCCGATGATGTGACGAGTTGGATCCTCTTTTATCTGTTGCGCAATAAATCTCCTCCGTGTATAGAGCTCGGCTCTGCGAACGAGTGGGCCGTGGGCGAATAATGCATGTGCTGTGCTGACAGAAATGTGCGTTTCAGGGTTCATGCACGGTCGAGAGCATACCGCGTACACAGACAACATGAGTAGTATTCTTTAGAGGCTAGAGATTCCATTGACCGGGAAATAGTTGTCGTTGCGTAGGCGTGAGGTAAATTGCTGCTTGTTGCACTTGTGTTATTGTGAGCGTCTCTTTGTAGGTGCCCACACCACATGATTTCATAAATGCACTTTCTTGTTTTCTTTGAAGGAAACGTGTATATGTTGTTAAACTAGATGATACCCGGGCGTTGCTTGGGAATTTGCTTACATATATTCCAATGAAATTTTGTTATATgaatatgattattattattattattattattattattattattattattattattattattaatgtgGTGCTTTGTACTTCTGGTGAATTTCTGGTGAATTTTTATAATAGATATGAATCCTCTTTTAAAAAATTAAATATGATTATGATAAATGTATACTTATAAAAGTATTGAAATAATTAGCATCATGCAATTAAAATATTTAAGCCCTTTTGCGTACTTGGTTGCATGTAGAGATAAATAAGTTAGTGTGGATCACTTACTTAGTTATTATTATTGGATTTCTTTCACTCTTATTTGCATGCATATATGTTACTTTGGTATTTGCACGAATATTTGAACCATGCATCTTTTAATTATTTTTTGGACACTGATACTTATATGCTATTGCGCTATTTGGAAAAAGAACATTATGTCAAGTCAACTAGTGAATGTGTCTATTGTAAACCATGTTACATTTAGGAAATTCCATATGTATCACCGAGAATTTAACTTTATGCCCAATGTTACTCCAAAATTTCATAACATTGAAATTTTGCACTAGGTATATATTTGCATTTCGCTAGTTGGCCATCAAGCGACTACTAAAAATATAATTTTCCCCTTAGCCATGTCGTGTGGTGATCTGCAAAAAATGTGTTGATTTTGGAATAAATTTCTTGCTGAATTCCAGCATGAAATGACACTTTTTTTGGATATATTTCACCAATTAAATACTAAAAAAGTATATAAATTCAACATGCAAATATACAAAAGTTCAGTAAAATATCCTCTTATTTAGCATAGCATCATTTTTATATAAAGTTTATTAGCACATTAAGTCATTAATATACCAATAACATTTAGCAGTTATCACAACAATATGCTCACAAGCATCAAACTTTGTCACAACTTATATTTGGATCATCGCAACTCAAAAGTGAGAAAGTCTCCGCCATAGTTTATTAGCAAAAATGAACCAACCAAACCACACATTACGACCATAAACAATCCCTGGAACCTTACAACCATATACCCATTTCCTCAAGCGCCACGGCCTGGTCGCTTAATTTGTGCTAGTCCAAGTGTCCAACCACCACATAATAGTTAATTTAATATGCACCTATGCTGCCTAAATATTAAATAATCATCTACGTGAAAACCATGAAGAGCCAATATACTCTTATATTCATATGCAACAAAGTAATTGATGAGGGCAACAAGGTGCGTTGGTACAAACAACAAGTTTGCATGAGGTTCTATGTGAAAATAATATAGGTGTATCCAGATACTAGACTACAACATGTCAAAAATATATTCGACTATACCGCAATAACCTACTTGTCTCTAAAATTGAGAAGAAATGTTTTTTAGTCACCTCAAGGGGAGAAcaaaggattccatgcaaaaaaagGAGTCAcgaaggattccatgcaaaaaaaaGGAGCCACGAAGGAAGATCCATCGACGTTGGAGGTGCCTCTGGTGCTTGACGATCCACTCATGGTTGCTGCGAGCTTGCCATTAGATCCTCAAGCCCCGAAATAGGGTTTGTTGTTGGGAAATGTAatagaaagcaaaaaaaaaatcacCCTACGAACACCTTGGAACAATATGGAGATACATATAGGGTTTGGATCAATAATCATGACCGACTCCGGAGTAGCAGCGAAAGAAGATGAGCTGGTGTAGATCGTAGTTGGAGTCCTTCGAACCGTTGATGATGATCCCGCGAACCGCCCTCGAATGACCGCTCGAAcgaaagaccgaaagcacgacctctctacttgctTGCAAGCATACGGTCTTCACAAACCGGCAGCGCTTCGCCATCCACAGCTAATCGTtgctggagaattagagggagaagaATAGAACCACAGTGggattctaattatgaggattagagaaaCTAGGTCTACCTCTAACTAGAACTagatgaactagaggaggctccaaaactcaTGTATCAAATAAGGCCAACACCTcatgtatatataggttagaggggagaggaggggctgccaCCAAGAAGGGGAAGCCTCTTGTTGGTGTGCCGGCCAgaggagttggactcctccccactaggatttgccccccccccccctcacgaggaaaggggggcgcctcctccacttgggcccttgtggcccaagttgccttcctcCTCTTGgtcttttaaggcccgttgatatttaattTAATATAAAGCCTTCTAATAATTACTAGAcccttttatatataatttaacatcaccgaaaacattttccacctatatattaactATCAGGAATACCCGGTATTGCCCGATTAATTCCAAAACCCTTCTAGTGACCCCGAGATGCTTCTGATTCCTCTTGGAACTATTCCGAATAttagtgaaacaattccacaaataaatccttgatactctcttcctactaacactcagtagatcgtgattaccttcagcttgtgaccccgtaggttcggcaAATCATAGATATGAACAAAACCCCTTCTTTCAATGACCGATAGCAGAACCGTGGACGTCTATATTGATCCCTATGATCACATGAATggcattcgagtgaacctttggttcaTGATACTTTACAACACCTAGGGTGCATCAATATCCTGCTGAGTCATGCACATGCTCACTATATCGTTGATCTCATTGCCTTTATTGTTCTTATTTCTCGTTGAAGTGTTCCAGCATCCCCGTGATGTattcacctgtgtctggccagacgatgatggatgccgtcacaccgagagggccctaagaatatctctacATCATCgtaggagcaaatcccactctcgagcaacctagtcccttgtcaaactttctgatgaacccgtaagttgtctttatgatcaccttgttacagatgacgtttgagcaaccccaaacaCTACAAAAGAAatcacttctgtgatgatatgtgtttgtcatagtaggttacgttttatgtcatgcatgtgcatccatgatgatttcatgacagaatcaagatagtcatacctgtgttgtcgtagaagtgttccatgacgataccaaaattatcatcacgaaagtgttgaattccatgacgataaatggtgtgtcatggaagtgttttcgtcaagggtaaccgacacatggcatccaccataacgggtcgccgttaagctatcgggttccagtttggatctgataacccgttaatagctcgaaccaatggggattttgcacgtgtaaaattctcattggccataGCAACCACGTGTCACCTCCGTGTTGAGACAGATGTCAACCGCTTAATGGACAGGAGGCgccctatgatacgtcgacatgtggcaaggcccaacagcggcccattcaggtcaaaaggccggccagtttgacttggtcaaaaggaagcgggtcggcccacggaaagcctgttaacggcctgttcgcacagATCCCATTTACAGCCCGCGAACTCATGACCCGTTatagcctatccgaattaggcctagtagcgtcatctgggccgtcaaatatgattccagcctgttgtaacttccgacccatgtatggcccatgtcgactttcggcccatatgaggctctttgtaactctaggcccattaaaggcccgtggcgaaactggcccataatgaatagtgtatcactttatatctGTTAACGGTGCATATaccattgggctgtttccagcccgtgttatctttcggccttctaagggctcatttattcttgggctcattttcagcattcggttacttacagttcgttactggcctgttccgcttgtgggccaaattcagcccgtggttatagtcggcccatttgtggcccgttaatccgttgagCTATTTTCATAGCTTATCAAATACgtcccattaacgacccgttatacCTGTCGATAGAATTAAGCCTGTTATACAtatcggcctattaacgacccattattgtCGGGCCATAAATAGACGATTTCCACTGTAGCCCGTTTACGACccgttattggtccacgaatagtatggcccatgtttcTATGGGTCATAGAATCAATCATACAGCCTATAGAAGGACCATTgattctacgacccgtagaaggcccatggatcctatggctcgTAGGAGGCCCATTGTCACTACGACAGGTAGCAGCATCATGGTTactgatgtctaccacacaaccttcttcttgtagacgttgttgggcctgcaagtgcacatgtttgtaagacagtagcaaatttccctcaagtggatgacctaaggtttaccatccataggaggcataggatgaagatggtctctctcaaacaaccatgcaaccaaataacaaagagtctcttatgtccccaacacacccaatacaatggtaatatgtataggtgcactagttcggcgaagagatggtgatacaagtgcaaaatagatggtagataaaggtatttgtaatctgaaattataaaaacagcaaggtaactaatgataaaagtgagcacaaacggtattgcaatggtaggaaacaaggcctaaggttcatactttcactagtgcaagttctctcaacaataataacatagatagatcatataacaatccctcaacatgcaacaaagagtcactccaaagcaactaatagcggagaacaaacgaagagattatggtagggtacgaaaccacctcaaagttatcctttctgttctatctattcaagagttcgtagtaaaataacatgaagctattctttccgctcaatccatcatagagttcatactagaataacaccttaagacacaaatcaaccaaaaccctaatgtcacctagatactccattgtcacctcaagtatccgtgggcatgattatacgataggcatcacacaatctgagattcatctattcaaccaacacaaagtacttcaaagagtgccccaaagtttctatcggagagtcaagaacgtgtgccaacctctatgcataggttcatgggcagaacccacaagttggttactaaaacatacatcaagtggcacatgatatcccattgtcaccacagataagcacggcaagacatacatcaagtgttctcataaaagactcaatccgataagataacttcaaagggaaaactcaattcatcacaagagagtagagggggagaaacatcataagatccaactacaatagcaaagctcgtgatacatcaagatcgtgtcatagagggaacacaagagagaacatgagagagagagagagatcaaacacatagctactggtacataccctcagcctcgagggtgaactactccctcgtcatcatggatagcgccgggatgatgaagatggccatcggtgaaggatcccccctccgacagggtgccgggaagggctcccaagaggtttctggtggctacagaggcttgcggagacggaactcccgatctatcttgatattcgatgtttttagggtacgtaggtttatataggcgaaagaagtaggtcgggggagcctcgaggggcccatgagactgggggacgcgcccagtaggggggggggggctatcttctggccccctcgaggatcttctgacgtaaactccaagtctccaggatgatattcttcccaaagataatgctgccgaaggtttcattctgtttggactctgtttgatattccttttctttgaaatactgaaacatgcaataaaacaacaatatgggctgggcctctggttaataggttagtcccaaaagtaatataaaagtgtataataaagcccataatcattcaaaacggataataaaatagcatgaatgcttcatatattatagatacattggagacgtatcagcatccccaagcttaattcctactcgtcctcgagtaggtaaatgataaagaaagaatttatgaagtgtgaatgctagaaggtgcacaagtttgatcaatgataatttcaatcacctttactagcctcattatatgtcataacagtagttcatctcataaaacttttcacgaactagtaacaagcaattcacatgttaaatcatagaccataaactttcttgaaaactagcaaacttcattcttagtcatcaaacaattgcaattcatcttactttcaggaagagtctatgtcagagctttgatttagcaaacttcacatactcaactatcatatagttttctacaattgctaacactcacgcaatacttgtggttatgaagttttcatcagacacagagaaagattggggcttataatgttgcctccaaacatattcacctttgggtgatgtcaacaataatagttcatgctaacgtacatgcaactggatatatatatatcaggatcaccctaacacaaagtgcttgccaaaggataaaatgaaaaagggaaagatgaagatcaccttgactctttcataaagtaaaagataggcccttcacagagggaagcagaggttgtcgtgcGCTTTTAGgattggatacacaaaatcttaatgcgaaagaacgtcactttatattgccccttgtatatggacctttattatgtagtctgtcgcttttattgcttccataacaagatcgtacaaagcttattttctccacactaataagtcatgcatatttagagagcaatttttattgcttgcaccgatgacaacttacttgaaggatcttactcaatccataggtaggtatgatggactctcatggcaaaactgggtttaaggatatttggaagcacaagtagtatctctacttggtgctaggaatttttggctagcatgagggggaaaggcaagctcaacatgtttgaatgatccatgacaatatactttaactgagatgcgagaaaacataacccattaccttgtcttccttgtccaacataaagtctttagcatgtcatacttaatgagtgctcacaattataaaagatgtctatgataatatatttatatgtgaaatctctcttccttcaatattctttcatgaattgttcaaatgaccaatacaatgcttgctaaccatcaataaatttacaacctctacttcttagatgtgaagtcatttatacccatgggataagcaaatgagacatatgtaatttcagatttatgacaatcaactcattcaaccatttactcataggatatacgtgaatcacacgagtaaatgacaaactactccaacaagatataagtgaagatcaatgagtagctaaataattatgtagctatatgaagactctctctcattaaagaatttcagatcttggtattttattcaaacagcaatcaaaacaaaataaaaagacattgcaaggatagcacaactcatgtgaagaagcaaaaacttaggctcaaccgatactaaccgatagttgttgaagaagaaaggtgggatgcctaccggggcatccccaagcttagatgcttgagacttcttgaaatattatcttggggtgccttgggcatccccaaacttgaaattttgtgtctccttaattcctctcatatcatggtttctctatttatcaaaagtttcattcacaccaaactcaacaagaacttgtgagataggttagtataaatcaatgcaaaaccatatcattttctactgtaacaaattactaaaattattattcaacattgcatactaaatgcctctgcatatttaatactcctatcctcaaatagaatcattaaacaagcaaacatatgcaaacaatgcaaacataacagcaatctgccaaaatagtacagtctgtaaagaatgcaagagtatcaatacttcccttactccaaaaattatgagagaaaattcccactgtaataaatttatcagagcttaatattcaaaaagtttaaacattataccattctctgacttttctaggaaatttttgcaacagcggtaaactttctgttttcaaacagcaacatgtatactagcaaaataagcatggtaaaggctatccttgacatttttattgaaactaaagatgcaaaacattattctaaataacaggaagcaaataataacaaaataaaatgatgctccaagaaaaacacatatcatgtggtgaataaaaatatagctccaagtaaagttacagatgaacgaacacgaaagaggggatgccttccggggcatccccaagcttagttgcttggttgtccttgaataataccttggggtgccttgggaatccccaatcttaggctctttccactccttattccatagtccatcgaatccttacccaaaacttgaaaacttcacaacacgaaactcaaaacaaaactcgtaagctccgttagtatatgaaaataaatcaccacttaggtactgtaatgaactcattctaaattcatattggtgtaacatctactgtattctaacttctctatggttcatacccttacatactaaccatagattcatcagaataagcaaacaacacaatgaaaacagaatctgtcaaaaacagaacagtctgtagtaatctgtatcaaacgtatacttatgtaaccccaaaaattatgaaataaattggtggacctgagtaatttgtctattaatcatctgaaaaaagaatcaacctaaaatcgctcTCCAGTAAACAACGGCAgctattcttgtgagcgctaaagtttctgttttttatagcaagatcataaagacttcacccaagtcttcccaaaggttctacttggcactttattgaaacaaaagctataaaacatgattactacagtagcataatcatgtggacacacaaaaagagtaagggtaaatattgggttgtctcccaacaagcacttttctttaatgcctttctagctaggcatgatgatgacaatgatgctcacataaaagataagaattgaaacataaagagagcatcatgaagaatatgactagaacttttaagtctaacccacttcctatgcatagggattttgtgagcaaacaacttatgggaacaataatcaactagcataggaaggtaaaacaagcatagcttcaaaattttcaacacatagacaggaaacttgacattattgcaattcctacaagcatatgttcctctctcataataattttcattagcatcatgaatgaattaaacaatataaccatcacctaaagcattattttcatgatctacaagcatagaaaatttactactctccacataagcaaaattcctctcatgaataatagtgggagcaaactcaaaaaaataactatcatgcgaggcataatccaattgaaaactaaaatcacgatgacaagtttcatggttataattattcttaatagcatacaagtcatcacaataatcatcatagatatcaactttgttctcataatcaattggaacctcttccgaaatagtggaatcatcactaaataaagttgacactcttccaaatccactttcatattcatcacaataagattaaatatcctccaaaatagtgggataaatactacctaaagttgacacacttccaaaggcacttccatcaatataatcatcataaacaggaggcatgctttcatcataataaacattctcatcaaaacttgggggacaaaaaatatcatattcatcaaacatagaatccccaagcttgtggctttgcatatcattagcatcatggatattcaaggaattcatactaaaaacattgcaatcatgctcatcattcaaagatttagtgcaaaacattttatagatttcttcttctagcacttgagcacaattttcctttccgtcATACTCACGgaaaatattaaaaagatgaagcgtaagaGACAAACTCAAatacatttttttgtagttttctttgatagactaaactagtgataaaacaagaaacaaaaagattcgattgcaagatctaaagatataccttcaagcactcacctccccggcaacggcgccagaaaagagcttgatgtctactacacaaccttcttcttgtagacgttgttgggcctgcaagtgcacaggtttgtaggacagtagaaaatttccctcaagtggatgacctaaggtttatcaatccgtaggaggcgtaggatgaagatggtctctctcaaacaaccctgcaaccaaataacaaagagtctcttgtgtccccaacacacccaatacaatggtaatttgtataggtgcactagttcggcgaagagatggtgatacaagtgcaaaatagatggtagataaaggtatttgtaatctgaaattataaaaacagcaaggtaactaatgataaaagtgagcacaaatggtattgcaatggtaggaaacaaggcctaaggttcatactttcactagtgcaagttctctcaacaataataacatagatagatcatataacaatccctcaacatgcaacaaagagtcactccaaagcaactaata is a genomic window containing:
- the LOC123093443 gene encoding transcription factor bHLH96; the protein is MALEAVVFAQGHFGYGQAPGLAPWCDMVGAGGFLEDWDQQLLAAPVPPNAEDQWEPVSSWDQSEASSEGKAAAPEPAMAAAATGRRKRRRTKIVKNKEEVESQRRTHIAVERNRRRQMNEYLAALRSLMPQSYAQRGDQASIVGGAINYVKELEQLLQSLEVQKSVKNRIGRSPFASSFTFPQYSTSCNTTQATASDGGSGADSSGVKSEAGVADIEVTMVEGHASLKVLSRRRPKQLLRLVAGLQQLRIPPLHLNVTTVDAMVLYSFSLKVEDGSKLSSVEDIAAAVHEILARIQREEEEAGRLSSSS